The Streptomyces sp. NBC_01363 region AGTTGATCGGGGGTGACGGTGGGCCGGCCCTGGGTGCCCTCGATGTTCGTCCCGCCGAAGATCCACAGGTCCACGCTGCCGGGCTTCGGCTTGTAGAGCATGGCGCCGAGCTGGCTGTACTCCCAGGTGCTCCGTCCCGGATCGGCGTGCCAGTACGACCAGTAGGCGGAGGCCGGCGGCGTCAGGACGCAGTCGTCCTGCTGCGGTGTCGGGTACTGCTTGCCGCCCTGGTGTCCGCTGTATCCGATGCGGCAGATGAATGCGGGGCCGTCGTGGCCGGTTCCGGTGGTCCGCCAGCCGCCCTGGTTGAGGAGCTCGTACCCGGTGGTGGGAGTGGTCCCGCAGGAGCGGTAGACGGGCCCGCCCCAATGGCTGAAGTCCACGGCGAGCACGGCACCCGAGGAGGTGGTGCACTGACCCATCGGCTGAGGGGCGGCCCCGGCGGGGGCCGCGGTGGCGGTGAACGCCGCCACCGTCAGCCCCAGGGCGGCTGCGGTACGGGCCAGGGCGCGCAGGACACGACTGCTCCTCATGCCTCGCTCCCGGTGGTCTCGCGGCGGCGCCGGGCGGCGCGGGTCGCGCCCCAGCCACCGAGGACCAGCACCACGGCTGCTGCGGCGAGGCCGCCGATCTGTGCCCCGGTGGAGGCGAGGCCGCCGCCCGAGCCCGAGTTGCCGTCCGCACCGGCTCCGCCCGTCTCCTCGCCCGGGGTCACGATGTCGGGCGCCGAAGGAGAGCCGGATGGCCGGCCCGAGCCGCTGGGCGCGGGCTCCGGAGTGGTCCCGTCGAGGCTGCGCTCAAGGGTGCCGAAGGAGATGCCGGTGGCGCCGCCGACGGCCTGGGTCGAGGCGCGGACGTCGGATCCGGGCTGGCCGCCCTTGACGACATTGAACCCGCCGTCGGCGTTCTGCTGAGAGGCCAGGAACTTGCGGGCCTTGGCGATGCCGCCCGCGTACTTCGTGGCGTCCAGCGACAGGCCCTGTACGGCCAGAGCGGCGGAGTTCACGGAGTTGCCGGAGGCGCCGGGGAAGCCGCCGTCCGCCAGCTGCTGGGTGGCCAGCCATGCGAGGGCCTTGTCCACGGCCGCCTGTGAGGCGGCGTCGGGCAGCAGGTCCAGGGTCATGGCGGCCATCGCGGTGGAGTCGACCTCGGCGTCGCTCTTCTCGCCGATCAGGCTCGGCCAAGCACCCGAGGGCTCCTGAAGGCTCTTGAGATAGGCGATCGGTTCGGCCGCGGCGGCCGTCTCGCCCGCGCGGACCTGGGCCATGACGCCGAGGGACTGGGAGAAGACGGACGTGGCATAGGTGTAGTTGCCCTTGGCCGCGCAGGGGCGCGGCGTCGGCGTCTTCGCCGGGCAGATCGCCTTGGCCAGCGCGCCGATCAGGTCCTGCCCGCTGAAGTCTCTGGGGTCGCGGCCCACGACCTCGGCCAGGACGGCCGCCTTGCCGATGAAGCCGCCGCCCGCGTACTTGGTGCCGATCAGTGTCCAGTCGTGGATACCGCGGCCCTTGCCGTCCTTGCCGCCCTTGTCGAGGAAGTCGACGATGTTGCGCAGAGCGGCATTGTCGTGGCCGGTTGCGGCGAGCGCGTAGGCGCCGTCGATGGTCATGCCGAAATCGGCGAACCCGGATCCCTCGGCGTTCTCGTAGTAGTGGCCCTGTATGAGTCGTTTGTGATCGGTGAGGTAGGCCGTGCCCTTCTTCAGGTCGGGCCCGTCACCAGCCGGAGGGTTGGTCGTCGGCTCCGTGGTCGGCGGGTCGACCTTCTTGGTGGTCAGCGCGACCAGGTCGCTCTTGGCACCCGCGATGACAACCGGGGCGGTGGCGAACAACCGGGGCTCGGTCTCACCCTCCTCGAAGCCGAAGCCGCCCCCGGGGAGCTGCTGCCTGGAGAGCCAGGAGACACCCGCGTCGGCTCGGGCAGTGTCGCCCAGGGCACGCAGGGCCTGCGCCGCCCAGCCGGTGGGGCCCGCGCTGCCGGTCGTCAGGTACGAGGCGGAGGGCCAGGCACCGGTCGGGAGCTGGGACTTCTTGAGGTAGGCCCGCGCCTTGTCGACCACCGCGTCGTGGCCGCCGGCCCGCTTGAGGGCCAGGGCGATCAGTCCGGTGGAGCTCGCGTCGCTGTCGCACCACTCGCCGGCCCGGATGAGGATGCCGGTGAAGCCGCCGTCCTCGCACTGGAGTCCGGTCAGCCGGGTCACGGTGTCGGCCGGGGGCGTCACATCGCCGTTCAGCAGGGCGATGACGGCCATGGCCTGGGCGTCGGCCTGCCCGGTGGTGCGGAAGTCGCCCTTGGTGAGGCAACCGGGGATCGTCTCGCCGTCGCCGATGTCTCTCGGGCAGACGTACGTGACGAGGTCCCCGAGAAGATCGTGCCCGCCGAAGTCGCGCGGGTCCTTGCCGGTGGCCTCGGCCACGAGCGCCAGACGTGCGGCGGCCGAGGCGTCGGGAATCCCGTCCTTGCCGGCCGGGTACGCGTACGCGTCCGTCTGCGCGGGTGCGGCGAGGAACGCGGCGGCTTTCCGCGCCGCCGGGCTCTTGGGGTCGGCGGCGGCCAGGGCGTAGACGACCTCGGTGGTGAGAAGGTGGTTCGCAGTGGTGGCGCCCTCGTCGACGACACGCTCCTCGTCCGTCAGGTTCCCGGTGAGCCAGCGGGTGGCGGCGGCCACGTCGACCGAGCCGGGAGGCACGGTCGGCGGGTCCGTGGGACCGGTCGGGTCCGTGGTGGGAACTCCGCCCTTGGCCCGTACGTCGTCGGGAGAGAAGGTGGGCTTGCCGGTGGTGCCGCCGACGTCGGTGCCGCCGAACACCCAGGCGTCCACGTCGCCGTCCTTGGGGGTGCGGGACATGGCGCCGAGGGGGCTGTAGGTCCAGTTCTTCTGCCCGGGCGAGGCGATCCAGTACGACCAGTACGCGGTGGCCTGCGGGGTGAGGACGCAGTCCTCCTTGTCCGGAGTGGGGTACTCCGTACCGGTGTTGAAGGAGCCGTTGCCTATCCGGCAGATGAATCCGTCGCCGTCGTGGACGGTGCCGGTGGTGCTGAACCCGCCCTCGTGCAGCAACTCGTAGCCGGTCGTGGGGGTGGTGTCGCAGCCGCGTACCACCGGGCCGCCGAAGGGGCCGAAGTCCACTGCGACGATGGCGCCGGTCGTGGCGGTGCACTGCTCGACGGGGTCGGCGCTCGCCGGCGAGGCAGTGGAGAACGCCACTCCCGCACCGAGCATCAGAAGGGAAGCGGTCAAGAGGGACAGCAGCCGCTGTCTCCTGCTAGTTTGCCGTTTCGACTGCTGTTCGGTCCCCACGCGGCCCCTCGTCTCTGCCGGGCGGCTGCGTACGTGGCGATGCGCCCCGCCCGGCTGCTGTGCCATGGGGAGGCTGCGACGACCACGCCGTAGTCCGCGACGGCGTTCCTCGTGTCTCTGTCCCTGCTCCAGGCATTCCGGCTCACCCGGGACGAACCGGGCCTACGGTTGCGGGTCAGCGCCGGAATTCGACCGGCTTCCCCTGGTGCTGAGTGCTTATCAGCCGGAGTGCAACACGGATCCGGTCGGGCCGTCAAGATGGTGTGTGCCCCACCGGACGAATCCCGGACACCCGGGGTCCGTCCCCGTCCGAATGGCTGGCGGACCCTTGACCACTCGGGTAGCGTCCTGGGCTGCCAGATGGGGGAATCCGGTGCGAAGCCGGAGCTGACGCGCAGCGGTGTGGGACGGCGGGGGCCGTTTCCGAGCCCGAATGCCCATACGGCGCAGCAGTACATGAAGCCGTACCACGCGTTCCGGACGGCGGCTCCCGACCATGCCCGGCCGTGCCCTTGCGCGGAGAAAGCCCGGCATGCACTGGAGGCCGGCGTCCGCCGATTCCAGGAGCAGGCCATGCCCCGTCTTCGTGCTTCCCGCCGCCTCGCACTCGCGGTGCCCGCAGCGTTCGGCGCTCTCGCCCTCACCGCACTGCCAGCCCTCGCGACCTCCAGTCCCGCGCAGATAGCCACGTCCAAGACCAACGGCGTCGCCTATCTCAAGTCGCTGCAGGCGGCGGACGGTTCGTACGCCGGCTCCGGCTTGTCCAACGAGTGGGCGTTCAGCGTCTTCGCGGCCTCCGGCACAGCCGTCGTCGATGTCGCTCCGGGCGGCGACACCACGAAGAACGCCCGCACCGTCTACCGCAACCTGTTGTCCACGTCCGGCTGGCCCTCCGCCGCCCCCGTGGTCACCGATTACGAGCGGGGCGCGCTGAACGCGTACGCCGCCGGCATCGACCCGGCCCGCGTCTCCGCCTCCCGCAACCTCGTCGCCGACATCTACTCGTACTGGCAGACCGCCGAGCCCGGCTACTTCGGCCCGTCCGGAAACTTCAACGGCACCGTCTTCGCGGCTCTCGCCCTCGGCGGCGCCAAGACCCAGGTCGGCGGCGCCCGCATCCCGCAGTCGCTGACCGACTCGATGGTCACTCGTATCCGGGCCAACCAGCACGTCGACGGCGGCTGGACCTACAGCAAGGCCGAAGGCGACTCCACCGCTCTCAACTCCGCGAGCGACGTCGACATGACCGGCGCCGCGATGGCCGCCCTCTGTGTCTCGGGCGTTCCCAACACCGCCGCGGATGTCGTCCAGGCTAAGAACTTCCTCAAGGGCAAACTGGTCGCCACCACCGGGGCGTTCAACTCCCTCTACGGGGTCAACACCAGTTCCAACGGCTGGGGCGTGGCGGGCCTGAACGCCTGCGGAATCAACCCCCAGACCGGCGACTTCGTCACCGTCAACGGCAAGACGCCGATCGACTTCCTGATCGCGAACCAGTTCAACCCGGCAGGCGGCTTCAAGTACAAGCCGTCCGACACCGCGCCCTCTCCCTACTCCTCGATCGACGCGCTTCGCGCGGTCGTCGGCGGCGGCTTCACGGCTGCCCCGCCGGTCCCGGTCACTCCGGGCGCCCCGCAGTGGGTCGCCCAGCCCACCTTCACCGCGGGCACCTCCACCAAGCTCGCGCTGACCGTCGACGACGGCACCGGCAACCTCAAGGTGTGCTCGGTGTCCTTCACCCCGACCGGGACGACCACGACCCTCGGTGACGTACTGGCCGCCGCGACGAGCGGAGCCTCTCCGGCGGGCTGCGTCACGAGCGTGACCCCCTCGTCGGGCACCGGCACCATCACCGCGGTCAACGGCAAGGCCAACAGCGGCTCCAACACCTGGAAGGCCAGCGTCGACGGCTCCGCCTTCGCCGGCGTCCCCCGAGAGAAGGTGATCAACGTGGGCGACACCATCGCCCTGCGCTGGGGAGCCTGATTCCCACGGGTGAGGGCCCCGCCGTAGGGCCCTCACCCACGTTTCATGGTGAGGTACCCGCACGTCACGGTCTGCGAGGTTGTCAGGGAGACCGGTACCGCGACTGTCGCGTCAGCGTGATGTGCTGGGTCCTCAGCTCGTGTGACGTCCAGGGTCCTTCAGCGAGAACACCGGGGGAACGATGACCGCCAGACACGAACCGAAGATCGTGAGGGTCGACGGAGATTCCAGGATCGCGCTCACTGAGCAGGAGTACGAGGGCTTGATCGCCTCCAGGCGTCAACTGGGCGCACACGTTGCACGGGTGAGGACCACCCGGGACGCACTGCTGGACCTGATCGATCTGACCGAGTCCCTCGGCGCAGCGCTCGCTGAACAACACTTCCGGACGGGCGACAGTGAATCCGCGCGGGATGTCGAGACGCGGTCCGCCGTGGAATCCCTTCTCGGTGAAGCACAACGGCGAGTGGAAAAGGCTCGTCGGTTAGCCGGTGGCCGTACTGTGCCGACACCTCGTTCCCGCGAAGGCCGGTAGGCCGGTGCCGCGGGCGACGTACCCAGGACACCGGACTCCTCGCGCATGTGTGCCGACGCATTCGGCCCTTCGCCGTCGAGCGGTCCGGCGATCAGGATTTCGTCCGGAGTTCCGAGGTAGGCACCCCAATAGATCCATATGCCGCCGCCTGCGAAGTGCTGGAACGACTCGTGGGCGTCGAGCATGACGACGACATCGCCGTCGTCCTTCTGGAGGCCCTCGGGGAGCCGTCGCCCGGGAGCGATGTGGATGGGCCGGCCGACCCGGCTGAGGTTGATGCGGTGACGCGCGGCCAGAGCGGAGACGCTGCTGATCCCGGGGATCACCTCGTGCTCGAACGTCACCTCACCGCGGGCCTTGATGTCTTCCAGGATGGCGAGAGTGCTGTCGTACAAGGACGGGTCGCCCCACACCAGGAAGGCTCCACGCTCGCCCGGCGCCAGTTCGTCACGGATCAGTTGCTCGCAGACGTCGGCACGCCGACGCCGCCAGTCGTGTACCGCTTCGGCGTATCGCGAGGATTCGTCCTGGGAGCGGTCACGCCACGGATCCTCGGCTTCGACGACGCGGTACGGGCCGGGCACGTGCTCGGCGAGCATGTCCCGCCGCAGCTGTGTGAGGGGGTCCTTCTCCCGGCCCTTGCCGAGCACGAAGAAGACGTCGGTTCTGGGCATGGCCTTGATGGCGGCCAGCGTCAGCTGGTCCGGGTCACCCACCGCGCCCGGACCTTGCCGGACCGCGCGCGGTGGCCGTCCACCGGGTCGCTCCGGACGACTGGCCGGTTGTGCCGGGCGGCTGCGTTCGACCCTCGCGGCGGTCGGTCTCGTCCTGGCTGCCTGGTTCACCCAACGGCCCAATGTCGAGGTCGTCCGCCGGGACTGCGCGCCGTATTCGCTGGAACCGGCGCCTGGACCTCGGAGCCACCGGTGCTACTTCGGCCTCGTGTACGCCCGTAGCCGCTCTTCGCGGCCTGTCAGACAACAGCTCGCACAGCGCACCGCCTCCGCGCTCGTGTAGTACAGACAGCAGGTGTTGCGCAGATAGACCAGCCGCTCCGGGCCGTCCGGCGCTCGCCGGACCCTTGCGACCTCGCCCAGCGCCGCGAGTCCGCCGGGGGCGGTGTCCGCGAACTGCCGCCAGCGGGCGGCCAGCAGGTCCACCTCGGCGCCGTACGCGCACAGCGCCGTGGCGCAGCCATGGGCGATGCCGCCGAGCAACTGCCTGACCCCGGCGCGGGTGCGGCGGTGCAGCGCATCGGCGACCGGTAGCAGATGTCCGTCGAGTACGGTGCGGTGCAGCAGCCGTACGGAGTCCTCCCCGGCCCGGGGCACCAACAGCCGGGCTCTGCGCACCCGGACTCCGTCGATCCCGTGCGTGGCGGGGAGCACCAGGACATTGCCGGACCGCATGTCCGGGATCTCGTCGTACAGCGCCCAATGGAGCACGGCGGCGGCAGTGACCCAGCCCGCGTATACCGCCATCAGGGTCAGCGCGGTCGCATGGCCGGTGCGGTGGCCGCTGCCTGTGCGCTCGCGCTCCAGCAGCGTGGACAGCTCCTCGCCCGCCGGATCGGCCAGTCGGTCGGCTGCCAGCCACTGCCCTGCTTCGCTCGCGGGCGGTTCGCCTTCAGTGACCTGCCAGCGTGGCCCGTGCGGCAAGGGCGTCCAGACGGGGGAGTCGTCGTCACTCACGACAGCGGGAGGTAGACGACGTTGGGGGAGCCGGTGACCGGGTGGACGCCGATCCGGGATCGTATCCCGTAGACCTCGGCCAGCAGTTCTTCCGTCAGTACCGCGTGCGGGGAGCCGGACGCCACCAGTCGTCCGGCGCTCAGGACGAACAGCCGGTCGCAGTAGGAAGCGGCCAGGTTGAGGTCGTGCAGCACCAGCAGATTGGTGGTGCCGAGCGTCCTCACCAGGCTGAGGATCTCCAGCTGGTAGCGGATGTCCAGATGGTTGGTGGGTTCGTCGAGCGCCAGCAGCCCCGGTTCCTGGACCAGTGCGCGGGCGATCAGGGCCCGTTGCCGTTCCCCGCCGGACAGTTCCTCGAACCGCCGGTCGGCCAGGGGCGCCGCGCCGACGCGCTGGAGCGACTGGTCGATGCGGTGGACGTCGTCGGCGTCGTCCTGCTCCCAGAACCGTTTGTGTGGGCTTCGCCCCATCGCCACCACCTGGCGTACGGTCAGGCCGAAGGTGCCGGGGCTGTCCTGCGGAACGACGGCGACGCGGCGCGCCCGTTCCTTCGTGCTGAGGGCAGCGGCGTCCGCTCCGTCCAGCAGGACCCGACCCGCTGCGGGGCGCAGGGCGCCGTACACACAGCGCAGGAAGGTGGTCTTGCCGCTGCCGTTCGGCCCGACCAGGCCGACCGTCTCGCCGGGGGCGGCGTCCAGCGTGACCGCGTCGAGCAGGGTACGGCCGGCCACCTCGTAGCTGATCCCGTCGGCGGCGAGTGCCGTCGGGGACGGTGCGGGGCTCATCCGGTGATCCCTTCGGTACGGCTGGAGCGGCGCAGCAGCCAGAGGAAGAACGGGCCGCCCACCAGGGCGGTGATCACCCCGGCGGGAATCTCTTCGGGGGCAGCCACGGTCCGCGCCAGCAGATCGGCCAGCAGCAGGAAGACGGCCCCGCCGAGCGCCGTCACCGGCAGCAGTCTG contains the following coding sequences:
- a CDS encoding prenyltransferase/squalene oxidase repeat-containing protein — protein: MGTEQQSKRQTSRRQRLLSLLTASLLMLGAGVAFSTASPASADPVEQCTATTGAIVAVDFGPFGGPVVRGCDTTPTTGYELLHEGGFSTTGTVHDGDGFICRIGNGSFNTGTEYPTPDKEDCVLTPQATAYWSYWIASPGQKNWTYSPLGAMSRTPKDGDVDAWVFGGTDVGGTTGKPTFSPDDVRAKGGVPTTDPTGPTDPPTVPPGSVDVAAATRWLTGNLTDEERVVDEGATTANHLLTTEVVYALAAADPKSPAARKAAAFLAAPAQTDAYAYPAGKDGIPDASAAARLALVAEATGKDPRDFGGHDLLGDLVTYVCPRDIGDGETIPGCLTKGDFRTTGQADAQAMAVIALLNGDVTPPADTVTRLTGLQCEDGGFTGILIRAGEWCDSDASSTGLIALALKRAGGHDAVVDKARAYLKKSQLPTGAWPSASYLTTGSAGPTGWAAQALRALGDTARADAGVSWLSRQQLPGGGFGFEEGETEPRLFATAPVVIAGAKSDLVALTTKKVDPPTTEPTTNPPAGDGPDLKKGTAYLTDHKRLIQGHYYENAEGSGFADFGMTIDGAYALAATGHDNAALRNIVDFLDKGGKDGKGRGIHDWTLIGTKYAGGGFIGKAAVLAEVVGRDPRDFSGQDLIGALAKAICPAKTPTPRPCAAKGNYTYATSVFSQSLGVMAQVRAGETAAAAEPIAYLKSLQEPSGAWPSLIGEKSDAEVDSTAMAAMTLDLLPDAASQAAVDKALAWLATQQLADGGFPGASGNSVNSAALAVQGLSLDATKYAGGIAKARKFLASQQNADGGFNVVKGGQPGSDVRASTQAVGGATGISFGTLERSLDGTTPEPAPSGSGRPSGSPSAPDIVTPGEETGGAGADGNSGSGGGLASTGAQIGGLAAAAVVLVLGGWGATRAARRRRETTGSEA
- a CDS encoding (2Fe-2S)-binding protein, with the translated sequence MSDDDSPVWTPLPHGPRWQVTEGEPPASEAGQWLAADRLADPAGEELSTLLERERTGSGHRTGHATALTLMAVYAGWVTAAAVLHWALYDEIPDMRSGNVLVLPATHGIDGVRVRRARLLVPRAGEDSVRLLHRTVLDGHLLPVADALHRRTRAGVRQLLGGIAHGCATALCAYGAEVDLLAARWRQFADTAPGGLAALGEVARVRRAPDGPERLVYLRNTCCLYYTSAEAVRCASCCLTGREERLRAYTRPK
- a CDS encoding ABC transporter ATP-binding protein, yielding MSPAPSPTALAADGISYEVAGRTLLDAVTLDAAPGETVGLVGPNGSGKTTFLRCVYGALRPAAGRVLLDGADAAALSTKERARRVAVVPQDSPGTFGLTVRQVVAMGRSPHKRFWEQDDADDVHRIDQSLQRVGAAPLADRRFEELSGGERQRALIARALVQEPGLLALDEPTNHLDIRYQLEILSLVRTLGTTNLLVLHDLNLAASYCDRLFVLSAGRLVASGSPHAVLTEELLAEVYGIRSRIGVHPVTGSPNVVYLPLS